GTTGCTAGAGCAATTAAGATACGTTAATGCAGTCGTGGTGTCAATATTGAGACTAGCTAATGTATTGTTGTTACAGGCAAGATAGGTTAGAGCTTTCTGTTTGCTAAGGTCTAATTGAGCCAGGTTGTTATTGGCGCAGTACAAATCGGTGATTGCTGTATTTCGGGTGAGATTGAGGCTATTCAGCTTGTTGGAGGAACAAGCTAAATACGTGAGAATTTTGTTGTTGGTAATATCCAGGTCGGTTAAGAGATTTTCCGAACAGATCAATTTAGTCAGGATAGCATTTTTACTGATGTTCAGGTTGGTGAGCTTTGTGTTTCTACAATTTAGGTAAATCAGTTGGGTATTAGTCGCCAGCTTTAGCTCGGAAAGAGCATTATCAGCACAGGATAAAAAGCCTAATGCGGTATTCTTCTCTACATTCAGACTGGTCAACTTATTTGTATTGCCATATAGAAGTGTTAGCGATGTATTTCGACTGATATCGAGCGACGCTAAGTTGTTCGACGAGCAATCTAAATGAGTAAGTTTAGTGTTGCTTCCTACATTGAGCTTGCCTAGCTTATTAGCGCTACAACCCAATCGGCTGAGTGAGGGTAATGTGCTGACATCCAAGTTAGAAAGCTGATTCCCGTTACACTCTAAACTGGTAAGAGCTGTATTATGGCTGAGGTCCAAACTACTCAGATTGTTGAGCGAGCAGTCTAGTATGGCCAGCTTAGCGAACGATTCAATGCCTTGAAGACTCCTTATCCCTTTGTTGAATAAATTCAGGCTCGTTACTCGTTGAATAGCTGTAAAAAGCACTCTCCCATCCTGCGCCTTGTCGATACCCAGATCAATTAGAGCTTTCTCAAAAGCTGGGTCAGGGATTTCTATAGAAAAGTTAGGGTCTTCTGGAGTGGGTTCGTCGCTTTTTCTACAGGCACCGACGATAAAATTCAATAACGCTAAAAGGCAGAATAGTAAACGGCGTAGATTCATACAGAGCAATACAACTGGTGGTACTATTGACGGGAATTCCAGCGTTTTGCTTAGACGAACGGGATGAGCAAAAGTTACTCTATTGTTTATTTGATATGATTAGGCCCACCAAACAGGTATGACTAACTAATCCAACATCGCCTGTTTCCCAAAACAGGCGATGTTGGATTAAGGCTCATTGATGGAGTACTGATTTTGACCGTTGTGAAGATATGGTTATGACGACTAGCCCTTACAGCGGAAAGAGTTGATCAATTGCAGACCTGATAGCTTGCCGACGCATCTTTTTGCCAGAACGGTTTAACCTGCGACAGGCTGGATACACAGATAATATTGATGTTGTTGCTATCACAACGTAAGTAGGTCAGAGCGGCATTGTTGCGCAAGTCCAGACTTGTGAGCCGATTATCGTAGCAGGTCAGATTGCTGAGAGCGGTGTTCTTCGAAACATCCAGGTTTGTTAGTTGATTGCTAAAGCAGGTTAACTCGGTCAATATCGTGTTGGTACTTAGGGCTAACGTAGTTAGTTTGTTATAAGGGCAATTTAAACTAGTCAGGGCGGTGGTTTGTGAAAGGTCAAGACTGAGAAGCTGATTACTTTCGCAATCCAGACTGACCAGCGCTGTGTTCTGACTTACATTCAGACTGGAAAGTTGATTATATGAGCACAAGAGTTTAGTCAGAGCAGTATTCTTCGAAACGTCCAGACTTATCAGACCAACCGCCGAACAGTTCAGCTCCGTTAGGGCTGTGTTTCTGCTAATATCCAGGCTTAGTAGCTTGGTGAACGAATAATCTAGATACGTTAACAGCATGTTTTTGCTCAAATCCAGACCAGTCAGACCAGTGCTACCGCAGCTTAGCTTTGTTAAAGCTGTATTTTTAGCCAAATCCAGGCTGGTTAATGATTGATTGTTGGAGCAATTGAGTTGGGCCAGGTTGATATTTTGGCTAACCTCCAGTGCTTTCAGGTTATTGTTTGAACAGCTCAGTGTAAGTAGCGCTGTATTCTTGCTAACATCCAGGCTAGTGAGCTTATTCGCCGAACAGTTCAACTCGGTCAGTGCTGTATTCTTACTTATGTCTAGCGTGGCCAACTGATTGTTTGAGCAGTCCAGATAGGTCAGATTCACAAAAGCTTCAATGCCCTGTAGATTGCTAATGCCCTGACTGGCAACCGTCAGACTGGTTACTTTCTGCGCATTACTCAAGAGTATCTTGCCATCTTTGGTATCGTCGAAGCGGAGGTCGATGAGCCTCTGTTCAAAAGCCGCATCAGGCACATCGGCATACGGATTCGTGCCAATCGTAAGATTAAAGGCGACCGGAGTTGCCGCTTTATGGTTGTCGAAAGCAATTACGCTCCCCGTTACGGTAAGGCCATACCCTACATTTTTGAGCGTAAACGTGGTATCAGTGAGGTTTTTGGCTAAGGTGTCTTTGTAAACAACAGCATACGTAACTGGGTCGCCATTAGGGTCTTTAGCTCTCGTCCAGCTCAGGACTACATCGCTGCTATTAGTCGCTTGTTTGGCCGTCACGGTGAAGATTGCCGGAGCCAGATTGGGGTCGGGGCCGTCGTCTTTTTTACAGGAAAAGACCAGGAGTCCCAGCAAGAGTGTTAGAGGAAGAAAAGTAAGCCGATTATTCATAATCGAGTAGTATAAGGTTAGTTGTTAAACTCATGTGAAGGCCAGGAAAGCCTTTAGAGGAAAGAACCTGCGTATAGCCAGGCTATTTTTATGTAAACGGTCTCATGCTGTTTTTGCCACTATCGTTCTAAACCTCTATCGAACAGCTTTTTCAGGCGGATTGCCGGTGAACTAATCCCGGACGGTACTTGTCTTCTGAATGTTATGGCAAAAACAGTACCAACTCATGCAAATTCTACCGAAACTAAAGACCAGATAAGCTGGCGTGAACGGTTTACCGCTTTGGGTAACCTGCCCGCGTTTTTTCGACTAGTCTGGCAGGTGTCGCCAAGTCTGTTTCTGGGCAATGCGTTTCTTCGGTTAATTCGGGCTGCTATTCCAACGGCTACCCTCTATATAGGCAAGCTGATTATCGATCAGGTGGTTGCTCTTTCCAAACATACGGATGGCGATACGCACATGCTCTGGTGGCTAGTCGGTGCCGAATTTGGGCTGGCTATTCTGTCTACGGCATTGGGTCGAGCAGTAGCGCTGATGGACAGCCTACTGGGCGATTTGTTTGCCAATCAGACGTCGATCCGGTTGATGGAGCATGCGGCCACCCTGGATTTGGAGCAGTTTGAAGACGCTACTTTTTATGATAAGCTCGAACGGGCACGTCGGCAGACAACCGGCCGTACGGTTTTGCTTTCTGGTGTATTCGGACAGGTACAGGAACTAATTTCGGTTGGTTTTCTGGCGGCTGGTCTGGCGGTGTATAATCCCTGGCTACTGGTCCTGATTCTGCTGGCCGTTACGCCCTCATTCATTGGCGATAATTACTTCAATCAGCGAAGCTATTCGCTTTCACGGTCCTGGACGCCCGAACGGCGGGAGCTTGATTACCTGCGCTACATCGGGGCAAGTGACGAAACGGCTAAGGAAGTTAAAATTTTCGGTATATCGGGCTTCCTGATCGATCGGTTTCGGGAGCTGTCGTGGCAGTATTATCTGAAAAATAAAGCGTTAGCGATTAGTCGGGCTGGATGGGGTACGGTGCTAACGGCTCTGGGAACGGCGGGCTATTACGGGGCGTATGTATGGATTGTGATGCGGGCTGTTGGCGGTCAGATTACCCTGGGTGACCTGACGTTTCTGGCTGGTTCGTTCCGGCAAGTGCGTGGCTCACTGGAAGGCATTTTGCTTCAGCTGAGCAGCCTCACTCAGGAAGCTATCTATTTGCAGGACTTGTTCGACTATTTCGCGATACAACCCTCGATTCATTCGCCTTCTACATCCCGTTCATTCCCTAGTCCGATTCGGGAGGGGTTTGTGTTCGAGAATGTGGGTTTTAAGTACACCAATTCGGAACGATGGGCGCTGCGAAATTTGTCATTTACGCTTCATGCGGGAGAAAAGCTGGCGCTCGTTGGCGAAAACGGTGCGGGTAAAACCACATTGGTGAAGTTACTGGCCCGCTTGTATGATCCGGCCGAAGGGCGCATTTTGCTCGATGGCTATGACCTGCGCGAGTATGATCTGGCAGAACTACGGCGAAACATCGGGGTGATTTTTCAGGATTATACCCGTTTTAAAATGTCGGCCGGGGTCAATATTGCCGTTGGCGACATCGACCAGCGGACTAACCAGGACCGTATTGAAACCTCCGCTCAGC
This window of the Spirosoma aerolatum genome carries:
- a CDS encoding leucine-rich repeat domain-containing protein, whose protein sequence is MNLRRLLFCLLALLNFIVGACRKSDEPTPEDPNFSIEIPDPAFEKALIDLGIDKAQDGRVLFTAIQRVTSLNLFNKGIRSLQGIESFAKLAILDCSLNNLSSLDLSHNTALTSLECNGNQLSNLDVSTLPSLSRLGCSANKLGKLNVGSNTKLTHLDCSSNNLASLDISRNTSLTLLYGNTNKLTSLNVEKNTALGFLSCADNALSELKLATNTQLIYLNCRNTKLTNLNISKNAILTKLICSENLLTDLDITNNKILTYLACSSNKLNSLNLTRNTAITDLYCANNNLAQLDLSKQKALTYLACNNNTLASLNIDTTTALTYLNCSSNKLTNLNTNRNQALKTLFVGLNRLTNLDVRNNINLTYLSCSANKLSSLDITKNPALTELYCANTTLTSLDLRNNLTLQWLVCTDNSIRTICVSNLANVKTTWLKDESTSYQVCR
- a CDS encoding leucine-rich repeat domain-containing protein, translating into MNNRLTFLPLTLLLGLLVFSCKKDDGPDPNLAPAIFTVTAKQATNSSDVVLSWTRAKDPNGDPVTYAVVYKDTLAKNLTDTTFTLKNVGYGLTVTGSVIAFDNHKAATPVAFNLTIGTNPYADVPDAAFEQRLIDLRFDDTKDGKILLSNAQKVTSLTVASQGISNLQGIEAFVNLTYLDCSNNQLATLDISKNTALTELNCSANKLTSLDVSKNTALLTLSCSNNNLKALEVSQNINLAQLNCSNNQSLTSLDLAKNTALTKLSCGSTGLTGLDLSKNMLLTYLDYSFTKLLSLDISRNTALTELNCSAVGLISLDVSKNTALTKLLCSYNQLSSLNVSQNTALVSLDCESNQLLSLDLSQTTALTSLNCPYNKLTTLALSTNTILTELTCFSNQLTNLDVSKNTALSNLTCYDNRLTSLDLRNNAALTYLRCDSNNINIICVSSLSQVKPFWQKDASASYQVCN
- a CDS encoding ABC transporter ATP-binding protein, translating into MAKTVPTHANSTETKDQISWRERFTALGNLPAFFRLVWQVSPSLFLGNAFLRLIRAAIPTATLYIGKLIIDQVVALSKHTDGDTHMLWWLVGAEFGLAILSTALGRAVALMDSLLGDLFANQTSIRLMEHAATLDLEQFEDATFYDKLERARRQTTGRTVLLSGVFGQVQELISVGFLAAGLAVYNPWLLVLILLAVTPSFIGDNYFNQRSYSLSRSWTPERRELDYLRYIGASDETAKEVKIFGISGFLIDRFRELSWQYYLKNKALAISRAGWGTVLTALGTAGYYGAYVWIVMRAVGGQITLGDLTFLAGSFRQVRGSLEGILLQLSSLTQEAIYLQDLFDYFAIQPSIHSPSTSRSFPSPIREGFVFENVGFKYTNSERWALRNLSFTLHAGEKLALVGENGAGKTTLVKLLARLYDPAEGRILLDGYDLREYDLAELRRNIGVIFQDYTRFKMSAGVNIAVGDIDQRTNQDRIETSAQRSLADTVIAKLAGGYDQQLGRSFGKGVELSGGEWQKVALARAYMRDAQLIILDEPTAALDARAEYEVFQRFAKLTEGKSSVIISHRFSTVRMADRILVLENGTLLEIGSHYELLEKEGRYAELFGLQARGYQ